In Candidatus Methylomirabilis lanthanidiphila, the DNA window CGTTGCTCGACGTCTCGCTCGTACAGGCTGAGGATCTGGCGGGTGCGCTTCCGCCGCGCGACCCGAATGCCCACAAAGGGACCTATGGCCACGTCCTGGTCCTGGCCGGTTCGCCCGGGAAGACCGGGGCAGCGGCGATGTGCGCGGTCTCGGCGCTTCGAATCGGGACAGGGTTAGTGACGCTGGCATTGCCGGAGAGCCTGAACGATGCCATGGAGGCGAAGCTGACGGAGGTGATGACCGAACCGCTCCCTGAGACCGGTGAGCGGACTGTGGCGTTCGCCGCGCTGGATCGAATCCTGGAGTTGATGAAGGGCAAACGAGTGGTCGCGATCGGTCCCGGTCTGTCCACCTATCCGGAGACGGCTGAGTTGGTCCGGACGGTCGTACACGCGTCCGAGGCCCAATTCGTCGTAGATGCGGATGGAATCAACGCGCTCGGACCAAACCTGGAAATGCTGCGCACGCTCTCGTGTCCGCCGATTCTCACCCCGCATCCTGGAGAGCTTGCCCGCCTGCTGGGTATCGATCGGGATGAGGTCGTCCGAAATCGGATCCCGATCGCGCAAAAGGTCGCGACAAGTTTCGGCGTCTATCTGGTATTGAAGGGCGCCCGCACCCTGATTGCCAATCCCGAAGGCCACGTCGCGATCAACATGACCGGAAATGCAGGGATGGCAACGGGCGGAACCGGCGACGTCCTGACCGGTCTGATCGCCGGCCTCCTCGCCCAGGGTGTGAGCGCCGACCTGGCCACCAGGGCGGCAGTCTACCTGCACGGCCTGGCCGGGGATCTGGCGGCCGAGGCCGTCGGCCAGGAGGCCATGGTGGCCTCCGATGTGATAGCCCAGGTTCCGGAGGCCATTCGGCAACTGAAGGCCCATGCTATATGAGCAGGGAGGTCGGACAGTCGGGGCGGCCGTCTATCACTCTGCCTCGCCTGAGCAGACGCGCGCGCTGGGGGAGGCGGTAGGCAGACTCGCCGATGCGGGGGACGTGATCGGCCTCATCGGCGAACTCGGGACCGGCAAAACGCTCTTTGTCGGCGGACTGGCCAGGGGGCTTGACGTCGACCCGGCGGCATACGTCAGCAGCCCAACCTTTGCCATCATGCACCGATACCGCGGCCGCCTGCCTCTCTACCATATCGACCTGTACCGTATCGAGAGCGCAGAGGCCTGTGCAAGCGTGGGCCTGGATGAGTGTCTGCAGGGGGATGGTGTGGCGGCGATCGAATGGGCCGAGCATGGATGGGGGATGCTCCCGAAGGAGATGTTGACATTGAGATTTCGGTACACGGGATCGGATACGCGGGTCATCGAGATCGTGCCGGTCGGAGACCGATACGTGAGGCTGGTCCGTGAGCTGATGCGAAATCCCCCCAACCCCCATTTGCAAAAGGAGGGAACGGGGGGATTTGAGGAGCAATGAATCGCCGTCAGGTGGTGGCCTGGACCCTGTATGATTTTGCGAACTCGTCCTTTGCTGCGGTCATTGCGGCGACCATCTATGCGACCTACTATGCCCAGGTTGTTGTCGGCAACGACCATGGCGAGGGCGATCTGTGGTGGGGACGACTGATCTCCACGTCCATGGCCATCGTGGCGTTGACCTCCCCGATTCTGGGGGGTCTTGCCGACCGGGCCGGAATCCGCAAGCGGCTCTTCTTTGCCGCCACCTACCTCAGCGTCGGCGCGACGGCGTTGCTGGCGACGGTCGAGCAGGGGATGGTGCTCAGGGGGTTTGCGCTGGGCGTCCTCGGTATGGTGGGATTTGAGGGGGCGATGGTGTTCTACAACGCCTACCTCCCGGACATCGCCTCCCGCCAGTGGCAGGGGCGCATCTCGGCCTACGGTTTTGCGGTCGGCTACGCCGGCTCCATCGTTGCCCTTCTCGTTGCCCTCCCGTTTGCAAGGGCGGGCGCGCTCGATTGGTGCTTTCTGTCAACGGCAGGGCTCTTTGGGCTCTTCGCCCTCCCGGCTTTCGTGGTCCTTCCAAAGGATCGACCCGCCCAGGTCGAGGTTATTGAAGCGGTCTGCGAGAGCGTGCTGGGCACCGTGCGAACGGTCAGGGACGTGCTTTCGCTCCGTGAGCTGCGGCGGTTCCTCGGAGCTTATCTGCTGTATGAGGATGGTGTCAACACGGTGATATTCTTTTCCTCGATTTTCGCGGCCAGGACGCTCGGCTTCGGGATGGCGCAGTTGATCGGCCTGTACCTCCTTGTTCAGGCAACGGCATTAGTTGGGGCCTTCCTGTGGGGCAAGCCCACCGATCGCCTTGGTCCGAAGGTCGTCGTCCTCTGCATGTTGGTCCTCTGGATCGGCGTAGTGATGGCCGCGTATCTGGTCGAGTCGCAGGGACAGTTTTACGTTCTTGCGGCCGTCGCCGGCAGTGGTCTCGGCGCCATCCAGGCCGCGAGCCGCACCTTCATGGTCGGCCTGATCCCGAAAGGGCGGGAGGGGGAGTTCTTCGGCTGTTACGCGCTCTGCGGGAAGACCGCGTCCATACTTGGGCCGCTTATCTTCGGCGCGGTGTCGTACACCACGGCAGGCAACCAGCGCGCAGCCATTCTGTCGGTCGGCCTGTTTTTCGTCATGGGTCTCATCCTGCTGCTGCGCGTGCAGGCTGGAGGGCCGACGGGTCAGGCTGGAGAGGTGATGGCCGGCGTCTCGTACACCGGGGTGTGATGGTACAGAGACTCTTGTCGGATCACATGGTCTGTCATATGGTTACATTGCCATGCTGGTAATGGGAATAGAGACATCGACAATGCAGGGAGGAGTGGCCCTTGTCTCAGGGCAAGGGGTGATCTGCGAATATACGCTGAATGTCAAGGCGCCTTACAGCGAGCGCTTACTGCCGTTGATTGACAGAGCCTTGCAAGATGTGGGGATCACCCCGGATCAAATCGAGGGCTTCGCCGTGGCTGTCGGTCCAGGTGCCTTCACCGGCCTGCGAATCGGCCTGAGTACTGCGAAGGCTTTGGCGGCTGCGGGGAGCCAACTGCTTGTCGGCGTATCGACCCTTGAAGCGATGGCGTGGACGCTTCCATTCTGTGCGTACCAGATCTGCCCCATCCTCGATGCCAGGAAGGGCGAGATATGCAGCGCGCTGTTTCGCCACGAGGGGGATCGGGTGATCCGCCTGTCGGACGACGCGGCCGTATCGCCTGAGACGCTATCAAGCCGGATTGAACAACCGACTGTCTTTCTGGGCGACGGGCTGACAGTCTATGAGAGCGTTCTACGATCCCAACTGAAGGGGCTGGCGCTGTTTGCCCCGCTCGCAGGACGCGGAGGGCGGGCGGCCGCCGTGGCGGAACTTGGACGCCGCCGTCTCCTGCACGGCCATCGGGATGATCTCGCAGAACTGGCGCCCCGTTATCTGCGGCCCACTGAGGCGGAGTTGAAACGCCTTGGCAGATTCGTTCCGGTGGCGTCGTAGCGCGGGCACGGAGGCCACACACTGACGATGAACAAGACGAGACTTGCGGTCGTATGCGATTCGATGCGCAAAGAGGATCTGCCGGAGGTTCTGGTCATAGAGAGTCTCTCGTTTGCCGAACCATGGACCGAGGAGATGTTCCTGCACGAATTGAGTTCCGAGCGGATCGCTCAATCACTGGTGGCACGGGCGGACGAAGGGAACGGAGAACGGATCGTCGGATTTCTGTGCGCGTGGATTGTCAGCGGGGAGTTGCATATCAATAATCTCGCCGTCCATCCGGGCTATCGAGGCCGCGGGGTCGCCTCCCAACTGCTGGACGAGATGCTTATTCGGGCCTATGCCAAGGAGGTGACGGTCGGCTACCTGGAGGTGCGGGCATCGAATGAGGCGGCGGCCGAGCTGTACAAGGCTTACGGTTTTGCGGCGATCGGCCGCCGCCGCAATTACTACGAGCACCCGCGGGAA includes these proteins:
- the mshD gene encoding Mycothiol acetyltransferase, encoding MNKTRLAVVCDSMRKEDLPEVLVIESLSFAEPWTEEMFLHELSSERIAQSLVARADEGNGERIVGFLCAWIVSGELHINNLAVHPGYRGRGVASQLLDEMLIRAYAKEVTVGYLEVRASNEAAAELYKAYGFAAIGRRRNYYEHPREDAIVMRRQPL
- a CDS encoding peptidase M22, glycoprotease encodes the protein MQGGVALVSGQGVICEYTLNVKAPYSERLLPLIDRALQDVGITPDQIEGFAVAVGPGAFTGLRIGLSTAKALAAAGSQLLVGVSTLEAMAWTLPFCAYQICPILDARKGEICSALFRHEGDRVIRLSDDAAVSPETLSSRIEQPTVFLGDGLTVYESVLRSQLKGLALFAPLAGRGGRAAAVAELGRRRLLHGHRDDLAELAPRYLRPTEAELKRLGRFVPVAS
- a CDS encoding Major facilitator superfamily MFS_1; translation: MNRRQVVAWTLYDFANSSFAAVIAATIYATYYAQVVVGNDHGEGDLWWGRLISTSMAIVALTSPILGGLADRAGIRKRLFFAATYLSVGATALLATVEQGMVLRGFALGVLGMVGFEGAMVFYNAYLPDIASRQWQGRISAYGFAVGYAGSIVALLVALPFARAGALDWCFLSTAGLFGLFALPAFVVLPKDRPAQVEVIEAVCESVLGTVRTVRDVLSLRELRRFLGAYLLYEDGVNTVIFFSSIFAARTLGFGMAQLIGLYLLVQATALVGAFLWGKPTDRLGPKVVVLCMLVLWIGVVMAAYLVESQGQFYVLAAVAGSGLGAIQAASRTFMVGLIPKGREGEFFGCYALCGKTASILGPLIFGAVSYTTAGNQRAAILSVGLFFVMGLILLLRVQAGGPTGQAGEVMAGVSYTGV
- a CDS encoding carbohydrate kinase, with translation MAVHVVTAGQMRELDRRATEEYGIPSLLLMENAGLQAVLELERAFPRVTQCRVAVVCGKGNNGGDGFVAARHLFNRGVAVEVVLLARQTETKGDAGTNLEIIRKLGVPIREATTGQTLQASRYVVERADVVVDAILGTGTTGPATGLFADAIELLNGCGKPIVALDIPSGLNSDEGVIPGPCIKALFTVTFGLPKRGVILYPAASCAGRVVTADIGLPRQLLSDSLLDVSLVQAEDLAGALPPRDPNAHKGTYGHVLVLAGSPGKTGAAAMCAVSALRIGTGLVTLALPESLNDAMEAKLTEVMTEPLPETGERTVAFAALDRILELMKGKRVVAIGPGLSTYPETAELVRTVVHASEAQFVVDADGINALGPNLEMLRTLSCPPILTPHPGELARLLGIDRDEVVRNRIPIAQKVATSFGVYLVLKGARTLIANPEGHVAINMTGNAGMATGGTGDVLTGLIAGLLAQGVSADLATRAAVYLHGLAGDLAAEAVGQEAMVASDVIAQVPEAIRQLKAHAI
- the tsaE gene encoding tRNA threonylcarbamoyladenosine biosynthesis protein TsaE; this encodes MLYEQGGRTVGAAVYHSASPEQTRALGEAVGRLADAGDVIGLIGELGTGKTLFVGGLARGLDVDPAAYVSSPTFAIMHRYRGRLPLYHIDLYRIESAEACASVGLDECLQGDGVAAIEWAEHGWGMLPKEMLTLRFRYTGSDTRVIEIVPVGDRYVRLVRELMRNPPNPHLQKEGTGGFEEQ